The nucleotide sequence cacgcacagatgatgtggcttcgcaTTACGGAAAATTGTGATTAGTTTTGTAGGAACATGAAGTCCCCATAACGTGGGGTGACTGATTAGTATGCTGTCGTAtgaatgagtacttgatggtcagcatggacacaggagggctgaggagcctgtttctgtgatgtacaattTTATAACTAATTGAGTTACAGAGTTAGTGGAGCTTATCAATGTCCGTTATGCAGAAACTCCCTGTTTGTGTTTGGAGCTGAGGGTGAATCTTATGCAGATATGTCCCCGGAGCTTGTTTGTCTGCATCACATGAGGTAATTTGAAACTGGCACTGCTCGGTTTGTGGTTTGCCAGAAAAGTTTACAAAGCAATCATTGCATTCCTCTACAAAGGACTTGTTTGAACAAAACCAGCAGCATCTTGTTCTCCGTATGATTCCCGTGACTGCTGTAAGACCTGACTACCTTCCTGAAGATTTGGAACACTAATACACAGATGCAGTTATTAAATAGATGGACTAGGGGATCTGATTTAGTGTAAATTCTCTATTTTCTGGGTAACCATTTACTTGACCACCTCTTTCTTCAAGGAGTTTGACATTCCCTTAAGTTCCATCTACGCTTTGTTATGCTCAagatgatagagtgaaggaaaATAGAGTAAGATTTTATTTAGCACTGCATTAAATTCCAGGTCTATGGATCCCTTAGGATGTGTCAGTTAATGATACCATTGACTTAAGTTGAACTCAGAGGTGTGTATGTGGGTGACATTGGAGACAGCCTCACTGTTACCCATGCAATCCCATTTTcaacctaaaacgtcaactgtttctccttctgttgcctgacctgctgagtgtttcttgcattctctgtttttatttaagatttacaGTATCTGTAGTACTTTGGTTTTGGAATGTTCCTCTGCTCTGCTCGCCATTAACTTACATTTTGGTTTTGTAATTCCCATCTTCGATACTTGTGGTTTAGCTTCAGTTAGCATctcttcttcctcagaaggctaaggaaattcatcctgtccccaatgaccctcaccaacttttacagatgcaccatagaaagcatcctatccaggtgcatcacagcttggtatggcaactgctctgcccaagactggaagaaattgcagagatttgtgaacgcagcccagtaaaccaacctcccctccactgactctgtctacatttttcactgcctcaggaaagcagccaacataatcaagaacccctcccaacctgctcattctctcttctcccctcttccgttgggcagaagatacaaaagcctgaaagcacataccaccaggctcaatggcagcctctatcccactgttaccagatTCTTGTATACACTAAAAAATGaattcttaatctcccaatctatcttgtcgtggccctcgcaccttattgtctacctgcactgcactttctctgtcactgcaacactagattttgcattctgttttctttttactacctcgatgtaattatttatggcatgatctgtctggatggcacgcaaaacaaaagcttttcactgtatcggtacatgtgacaataataaaccaataccaattctagaATAATATGGCATAAttgaaggccatttagcccatcacaCCTGCGCCAGCTTCTAGCAAGTACTGTCCATGTGTTCTATTCCGCTGCTCTTTTCTCATAGCCCTggcatttttttcctcttccaaTATGTATCTGATATACATTACAAACTCTTTCCTTATATTCATCTTAGCCTTTTCATCTTATTTTTTTATCCTTTGGTTGCTAAACCGTCAATTTTTCCCTAACTACTCAAGCAAATCCCTCCAAATTTTGAGCTCTTCCAACAACTTTCCCCTTcactgatctaaatcctgtttAAATACACAAGACAAGTTAGGAGCACGCTGGCCTGTTGTTACAAAGCTATTAATCATAAGAAcatagcaggaggaggccatctggcccgtcgagcctactccgccattcattaagatcatggctgatctggccgtggactcagctccatcgacctgccttttccccataaccctcattcccctactatgcaaaaatctatctaaatgtgtcttaagtatatttaatgaggtagcctcttctgcttccctgggcagggaattccacagattcacaactctctgggaaaagcagttcctcctcatctccgtcctaaatctactcccccgagtcttgaggctatgtcccctggttctagtctcacctaccagtggaaacaaccttcctgcctctatcttatctatccctttcataattttatatgtttctataagatcccctctcattcttctgaattccagcgagtataggcaatgcaatgtctcctcataggctaaccccctcatctccagaatcaacctggtgaaccccctctgcaccacctccaaagccagtatatctttcctcaagtaaggagaccagagctgcacgcagtactccaggtgcggcctcaccagtaccctgtacagttgtagcgtaacctccctgctcttaaattcaaccaTAATATTCAACACGTTAATGAGAATGATTGCATCTGTTTAGGTGAGAATGAATACTGACCATGAGATCGGTCTTCTGATTGAAGAGATTCGCCGCCTTGGATCTCCAGGTCAGTGAATTAAAGAGCCATTTAAATACTGAATTAAAAAAATTGGTGGTTTTGAGCATTATTTTACGGGTTTTTTTTCACTGTGAAGCAGGAGGAACCATGTTTAAATGCCCCAGTTGGGTGCATCTAGTGGAGCTgcagcttcacagctccagtgacccaggtttgatcccgaccttccggtgctgtctgtgtgtggagtttgcacgtcccccctttgaccgcgtgggtttcctccgggtgctccggtttcctcctatatcccaaaggcATGGGGGTTAGttggttagttggctgctgtaaattgcccctggtgtgatggtgagtggtagagtctgggggagagttgatgggaattttgggagaataaaatatgataGGGTTAAACAACAGGTCATTGATGGtaggcatggactcattgggctgaagggcctatttcctcactgtatctctctattttcAATTTTCTGAAGGCTGAAATGTGTAAGTTAGTTGGGTGGAGGTATCTTGGGGGAGTGTATCATAGGTAATGGAATTAAATAATCCTAGTATGGGTACACTGGACAAACGGCCTTCCCTCTGCTGAGAGCAATTGAACAAAGGGACCAAAACTTAAAACATAACCCCAGCAGCATAGCAGCACTATGAGAGGTAGGTAATAGGAGTCACAGAAATGAAGACTAAGTCCATGAAAATTCCCACCTAAAGTAGTTACATGATTAGGAAGCAGTCatatcaattggtaaattggtttattattgtcacaagtaccaaggtacagtgaaaaactttgttttgcatgccatccatacagatcatttcatcacttcagtgcattgaggtagtacaagggaaaacaataacagaatacagaataaagtgttacagttacagagaaagtgcagtgcaggcagacaataaggtgcaagggcattacgaggtagattgtgaggtcaagagttcatcttattgtactagggaactgttcaatagtcttataacagcgggatagaagctgtccttgagcctggtggtacgtgctttcaggcttttgtatctcgggattaatataggattaataAATGGGAGCAATATAGGATGTGCGTAAATGGAtggtttgatggtcagcaggaattggatgggctgaagggcctgtttctgcactggaCAATTCTATGATCCCCTGGAGTTGAATGATTGGTTAATGTACTCGAGTCACGTGGTGGGCCAGAACAGGTCCTGCCAAGAAACTACTCCAGAGACCTTGGCAATTCACGTCCCAGCCTTGCCATCTGTCCAAATTGTTAGGCtttttttcaatgttttagacATTTAGAaacttttattaaaacaaaataaacaatttaaaatgtcTATAAAATGCTAAAACATAAATCAACTAAAATCACTTTTACTCAAGAACATTAATACAAACAATTTAATAAATGCAATTTGCCTTACTTTTGTGAAATTGCCATTGTAATGAAGTGCTTATGGCAGGTTTAACCCAGTGCAGGGTTTGAGAGCTGATTCCCCGAGATTTCTAGCAAGTTCCTGCTTGACCATTCGACCCTATGCAGAGTCCAGCGTTGGGAAATTGTCTTTGGAACTTGGCCATTAAAATCAGGACTTCTGCGTCTGTTTCAAAGCTGCGGGCACTGACATGGGTCAATTCCTACAGCTCCACAATGGAACAGCAGGCAAAACCCAGCAAAACTGAGCCGCTGAATTGGACAGGCTCTAGGGAATAAGTAGCTTACTGTCACTCCTCTATTCTCATTTACAGGgtatgaacaggttccatttatTTCAGACATATTTGTCAATTTTCTCAAtgcaggataagatttctttattagtcacatgtacattgaaacacacagtgaaatacatcttttgcgtagagtgttctgggggcagcccgcaagtgtcgccacgcttccggcaccaacatagcatgcccacaacttcctaacccgtacgtctttggaacgtgggaggaaaccggagcacccggaggaaacccacgcagacacagcgagaacgtacaaactccttacagacagcggcggaaattgaacccggatcgctggcgctgtaaagccttacgctaactgctacactaccgtgcaaaaaTCACtccatatggtaaccatacctcacTGGTATTGTCACGAATGGTGTCAAAAGCACATACGACTGATAAGAAAGAGCaatcactaaaagtggagagatcagattcagattagtttattgtccatgtagaccagggtgcaatgaaattccttgctcacgtgaagctcacaatgtaaacagtgtacatagtattaataaatacagcaataaatacggTGATGAACGCAAAACAGCGGAATGGtacaaagtatagtagtgcaatctgaagtattGCAAAAAGTGATGCTAaattgacaataatggaataaccaagagaggtagaattgagAGGCCAAGATTAGAATTAGagtggaaactagttctgccattcgtaggagtGAATGTATGTTGGatgtttaaatttaataatattatgggagctcgtacCTAGGGATGTAATTTACGGTGTAGGCACAATTAATGCTCTCCTTTCCAAACTTTTGCTAAGCTCCAAATATTATCATTGCTTTCAATGTCTCCATTTATGGTCAGACGTTGAATAAATGGAGCTAAAACTAAACTCAGCGGGAGATTTGGAGGTAGTTTGAAAAATATTAACATGAACACTAAACCCAAAAACTTTATTCCTTTGCCTTTGCCAATGACTTTTATTGATGCCAGAAGTTCATATTCAGGGAATTTAAGAAACTGACTTCAATAGATGGGGGTAATTAGTGGGATGAGACAGGGCAGAGGACAGGAAGGTCTCTCAGGCGGTTGAACAAGCTGGCTCACTGGTGTCCTTCAGAGCCAGGAATCCACCACATTATTTTAATCTGCCCTACATATGACTCTCAGTTTCCTCTAGAATATTATTAGGTCTTCATGTATTGCCTTGTCAGAAAGATGTGATCCAGCTGCGGTACTAGAATCAGTCAGGAGTTGAAGGGAAAGATAGAGAGAAGAACAGATGTGGCATCTTCAGAGATGATATCAAGAGGAGCTCATCAAATTCACTACACTAAATGTAGTGAATATTGAAATTTCCTCCGCCCTAAAAAGAAGCACAGAGGTCGGGGTCAATTTAAAATGTCCAAACtgtgattgacagatttttgtcaCATGCAGCTCCGTCACAATACACCGATCAACTTTTTCCTAGTTGTGTAGTAGGACAGTCATGACAGACTGAAAATCCACCTTCTATTCTTAAGATGTGAATTTTCCGCTGGGCAGTTGGGCAGTTCCAAGCCCTGCTAACATTAGGTTGCAGAAAGCACTGTGATACTGGGTATGGAATAGTACATAGAGCTGGTGCTGATGTTCTGCTGTCTTTGTGCTCCACCCAGGACCAGACGGTAAAATCAGGGTGAAGTTCGGGGTGCTGTTCACCGACGATAGATGTGCCAATCTTTTCGAAGCTCTGGTGGGGACTCTGAAAGCGGCTAAAAAGAGGAAGAAGATCAGCTTCACTGAAGAGCTGCTACTACAAGGGGTTCATGACAATGTTGACATAGTTTTAGAAGTGGATTGATGACGGGAAGGATGTTTAGAGCCTCTGGGCTAAGATGACGATACCATTGTAACCAGTGCTTTGGAAACACAGGATAAACATGTTTTTATATGCAATTTGTAGTATGATTGAAGCTTTGGATTTCTAATATGTATTTGGATTGTTTGAAATGTAAAACCCAtttaataaagtcaaagtcaaagttgagtttattgtcatatgcacaagtacatgtgtgcacaggtgcaatgaaaaacttacttgcagcagcatcacaggcacatagcatcagataagcagcattcacaagaaaaacataaattaaacataaattattcacaatttttacaagaaagaacacaattaggacagaAAAAACCTAAGTTCATTTtggtgtaaagtgatcaaagtgatcatagtgttgctcagctgtagtgatgagggttgtaccagttggttcaagaacggaatggttgaagggaagtagctgttcctgaacctggtggtgtggggcttcaggcttctgtacctcctgcccaacggtagctgcaagaagatggcacggcccggatctggggatctttgatgacggatgttgccttcttgaggcagcacctcctgtagatactcccgatggtggggagggatgtgcccgtgatgtattgggccgagtccactactctctgcagcttcttattttCCTGTGTATTCGAAGTAAAGGAGATCTTTCTGATGGGTGTGTTTATTTTGAGTTTTCTTTCAAATCTCACTTCCAGCCCTGCAATGCAACTTTCTCTTATTTCATATAGGTACTCAGAAGCAGGCAATTTGGACCATCTAATCTGTGTTGGGGTTTATTCTCTaaaagcaattatttttaaacacatttgtGCTTCTGTTCCTATATGTTTTTTATCTTgcatccaatctttccttccttccaaTCCCCCAGTTGAACTCTTGAGTCATACTTGGCTCAGTCAGTAGCACACTTGCCTCTGAATCAGCAGAGAGGGTTTCAAGTACAAGCCGAGCCTGTAGCCCACGAGCCAGACAGTGCCagtggagtgctgcactgccacctctTGGATGAGGATTGAACCAAATCTACATCTTCCCTCTCAGGTACCAAGCACACTTTTCAAAGAGGGTGACAcaggctcagctggtagagcaatttcctcacatctccagcatcccgggttctatcctgacctcgggtgctgtctgtgtggagcttgcacgttctcccagtgactgtgtgcatttcctccgggtgctccggtttcctcccacatcccaaagacgtgcggcttGGTAGGTTGccgtaaattacccctagtgagTGGTAGGGgagagttgacgagaatgtggggaggatttgAAAATAGAGgttaaatgtaggattagtataaaatggctggttgatgatcggcacagactcgatgggctgaagggcctgtttccttgctgtataatgACTATAATGCTGTACACCTTATCCATTACAAaactgactacatttcaaaaatacttgaagtagtccagatgaagggtctcaacctgagatgttgactgtccatttccctccacggatgctgcccaacccgctgagttcctccaaacgcgggcagatgggactagctcgctggacaacacagtcggcaGGGGcgcgttgggccaaagggcctgtttctgtgctgcatgtctctatgactcaaagCCTTCCTTTCTATTTCTCAGTCGTGCTGTTTGTGAATGTAATTGCTTAAGAGGCTCTGTCTAACAAtagcagcattttttttcaacatAAATGACCTGATAATCCTCCCTGGCTGCATCGTTAGCAACCTCAATACAGCAGTGACTTTTGCTAGCCAAGGTCCACGGAGAT is from Pristis pectinata isolate sPriPec2 chromosome 3, sPriPec2.1.pri, whole genome shotgun sequence and encodes:
- the abracl gene encoding costars family protein ABRACL, with the translated sequence MNTDHEIGLLIEEIRRLGSPGPDGKIRVKFGVLFTDDRCANLFEALVGTLKAAKKRKKISFTEELLLQGVHDNVDIVLEVD